One genomic window of Halogeometricum sp. S3BR5-2 includes the following:
- a CDS encoding DICT sensory domain-containing protein, with protein sequence MTAPLRTLVEEVEASSQTLSIVNYDGSEATKNRIVSYFEPQHVQVRDGVSAPSLPADFAVLHDDDSFVAAAAVDEIGRHLSGEAYLGAGEFGSAERPAILRHVDDRTFTSYDRRRMTLASREIESYAYHAGAGEIHAGFQRLSVLRPQARIYERIAESGVDVHVYGAPDADAPEPVVAHASEDAEILGSWFVVYEGEDPGDARALVAVETDADVGEFSGFWTYETETVEAVLERLRAEYPASSTVSDVEAPADD encoded by the coding sequence GTGACCGCACCACTCCGCACGCTCGTCGAGGAAGTCGAAGCGTCCTCGCAGACGCTCTCCATCGTCAACTACGACGGGTCCGAGGCAACGAAGAACCGCATCGTCTCGTACTTCGAACCGCAGCACGTGCAGGTGAGAGACGGCGTGTCGGCGCCGTCGCTGCCGGCCGACTTCGCCGTGTTGCACGACGACGACTCGTTCGTCGCCGCCGCCGCGGTGGACGAAATCGGCCGCCATCTCTCCGGGGAGGCCTACCTCGGAGCCGGCGAGTTCGGGTCCGCCGAGCGACCCGCCATCCTTCGGCACGTCGACGACCGGACGTTCACGAGTTACGACCGCCGCCGGATGACGCTCGCCTCCCGCGAGATAGAGTCCTACGCCTACCACGCGGGCGCGGGTGAGATACACGCCGGGTTCCAGCGCCTCTCGGTCCTGCGCCCGCAGGCGAGAATATACGAGCGAATCGCCGAATCGGGGGTCGACGTGCACGTTTACGGCGCCCCAGACGCGGACGCCCCCGAACCCGTGGTCGCGCACGCCTCCGAGGACGCGGAGATTCTGGGCTCGTGGTTCGTCGTCTACGAGGGCGAGGACCCGGGCGACGCGCGCGCCCTCGTCGCCGTCGAGACGGACGCCGACGTCGGGGAGTTCTCGGGCTTTTGGACGTACGAGACCGAGACGGTCGAAGCCGTCCTCGAACGCCTTCGCGCGGAGTACCCCGCCTCGTCGACGGTGAGCGACGTCGAAGCACCGGCGGACGACTGA
- a CDS encoding acyl-CoA thioesterase translates to MIDVEETYIENRVLVHPNDTNNYDMAHGGNVMKWMDEVGAMSAMRFAGETCVTARMESVNFHRPIPRGDAALIESYVYEAGQTSVKVRLRVFREDPLTGDTELTTESYFVYVAVDEDGDPTEVPELETNTEYGRDLVETALEGEAESNGRDE, encoded by the coding sequence ATGATCGACGTCGAGGAGACGTACATCGAGAACCGCGTGTTGGTTCACCCCAACGACACGAACAACTACGACATGGCCCACGGCGGCAACGTGATGAAGTGGATGGACGAGGTGGGCGCGATGTCCGCGATGCGCTTCGCGGGCGAGACGTGCGTCACCGCGCGGATGGAGAGCGTCAACTTCCACCGCCCCATCCCGCGCGGCGACGCCGCCCTCATCGAGTCGTACGTCTACGAGGCCGGACAGACCAGCGTGAAGGTCCGCCTCCGCGTCTTTCGGGAGGACCCCCTCACCGGCGACACGGAACTCACCACCGAGTCGTACTTCGTATACGTCGCCGTCGACGAGGACGGCGACCCGACGGAGGTGCCCGAACTGGAGACCAACACCGAGTACGGCCGCGACCTCGTCGAGACGGCCCTCGAAGGCGAGGCCGAGTCGAACGGGCGCGACGAGTAA
- a CDS encoding glutathione S-transferase N-terminal domain-containing protein → MSITLYALDGCPYCEKVHDALEDGGVEYETEWVGALHSERDEVKRVSGQRAVPVLVDHDRGVTMGESENILQYVEKTLAA, encoded by the coding sequence ATGAGCATCACGCTGTACGCTCTGGACGGCTGTCCGTACTGCGAGAAAGTCCACGACGCCCTCGAGGACGGCGGCGTCGAGTACGAGACGGAGTGGGTCGGTGCGCTCCACTCCGAGCGCGACGAGGTCAAGCGCGTGAGCGGCCAGCGCGCGGTGCCGGTCCTCGTGGACCACGACCGCGGGGTGACGATGGGCGAGTCCGAGAACATCCTGCAGTACGTCGAGAAGACGCTCGCGGCATGA
- a CDS encoding cob(I)yrinic acid a,c-diamide adenosyltransferase, whose translation MTIYTGRGDEGKTDLRDMSRVSKTNARIEAYGTVDEANALVGSVRPTGYDDVDEKLERIQNHLHVVQADFANPDPDEDAPVVRADHVEQVEAYIDEADEELEPLRSFVLPGGGDAGAKLHHARAVTRRAERRAVALADEEPVNAEAIRYLNRLSDALFVFARLVNKRDGVPEESPTYD comes from the coding sequence ATGACCATCTACACCGGTCGTGGCGACGAGGGGAAGACCGACCTGCGCGACATGTCGCGGGTGTCGAAGACGAACGCCCGCATCGAGGCGTACGGCACCGTCGACGAGGCGAACGCGCTGGTCGGGAGCGTCCGCCCGACCGGATACGACGACGTGGACGAGAAACTGGAGCGGATACAGAACCACCTCCACGTCGTGCAGGCCGACTTCGCCAACCCGGACCCCGACGAGGACGCCCCCGTCGTCCGCGCCGACCACGTCGAGCAGGTGGAGGCGTACATCGACGAGGCCGACGAGGAACTCGAACCGCTCCGGTCGTTCGTCCTCCCTGGCGGCGGCGACGCCGGGGCGAAACTCCACCACGCGCGGGCGGTGACGCGCCGGGCGGAGCGCCGCGCCGTCGCTCTCGCGGACGAGGAACCGGTGAACGCGGAGGCGATTCGCTACCTCAACCGGCTGTCGGACGCGCTGTTCGTGTTCGCGCGGCTGGTGAACAAGCGGGACGGAGTACCCGAGGAGTCGCCGACGTACGACTGA
- a CDS encoding DUF7553 family protein, with translation MNRHFEDAWYYLRRAGEHLAVGLREEAAPLERRVRRAVGRERAAEPEPTGRERLETELRSVPVRAERGGKKAIREARGRVKRYRGGAAE, from the coding sequence ATGAATCGACACTTCGAGGACGCCTGGTACTACCTCCGACGGGCCGGCGAGCATCTCGCGGTCGGACTGCGCGAGGAGGCCGCGCCGCTCGAACGGCGGGTTCGTCGGGCCGTCGGACGGGAGCGAGCGGCCGAACCGGAACCGACCGGACGCGAGCGTCTGGAGACGGAACTCCGGAGCGTGCCCGTCCGCGCCGAACGCGGCGGCAAGAAGGCCATCCGAGAGGCGCGCGGACGGGTGAAGCGCTACCGCGGCGGCGCCGCCGAGTGA
- a CDS encoding DUF5786 family protein produces MGFGSYDESEQERQQSNDEEEAAEGVDAHEHEHDGEVNVESDVSTDALVDRLGEMKADAEADDEDA; encoded by the coding sequence ATGGGCTTCGGAAGCTACGACGAATCCGAGCAGGAGCGTCAACAGTCGAACGACGAGGAGGAAGCGGCCGAGGGCGTCGACGCCCACGAGCACGAACACGACGGGGAGGTCAACGTCGAGAGCGACGTGTCGACGGACGCCCTCGTCGACCGACTGGGCGAGATGAAGGCCGACGCCGAGGCCGACGACGAGGACGCGTAG
- a CDS encoding DNA-methyltransferase has protein sequence MESRHRAVVGDAREMSGLTDDAVELVVTSPPYPMVEMWDDLFSNLTDGVGPALEDGDGEAAFEAMHRVLDEVWAELRRVLVPGGIACVNVGDATRTVGDSFRVYPNHARVLDAFTDLGFEPLPDVLWRKPTNSAAKFMGSGMLPPNAYVTLEHEYVLVFRNGAGSRSFDPGADRRYESAYFWEERNAWFTDVWTDVAGTDQRVTEAAKRFDASGISSDGGDAEGASAGANASTNAGTGESPDEELRDRTAAYPFDIPYRLINMYSVYGDTVLDPFFGTGTTSLAAMVAGRDSVGYELERAFVEAFDTRARRAPALSRAVVADRLDAHREFVAERREQGSPPGYEAEHYDFPVVTKQERRLRFRTVSDVRREDEAWVADHEAV, from the coding sequence GTGGAGTCTCGACATCGGGCCGTCGTCGGTGACGCGCGGGAGATGAGCGGCCTCACGGACGACGCCGTCGAACTCGTCGTCACCTCGCCGCCGTACCCGATGGTGGAGATGTGGGACGACCTCTTCTCGAACCTCACAGACGGCGTCGGACCGGCGCTCGAAGACGGCGACGGCGAGGCGGCGTTCGAGGCGATGCACCGCGTTCTGGACGAGGTGTGGGCCGAACTCCGGCGCGTCCTCGTTCCGGGCGGCATCGCCTGCGTGAACGTCGGCGACGCGACGCGGACGGTCGGCGACAGCTTCCGCGTCTACCCGAATCACGCCCGCGTGCTCGACGCGTTCACCGACCTCGGATTCGAGCCGCTCCCGGACGTGCTGTGGCGGAAACCGACCAACAGCGCCGCGAAGTTCATGGGGAGCGGCATGCTCCCGCCGAACGCCTACGTCACCTTAGAGCACGAGTACGTGCTGGTGTTCCGCAACGGCGCCGGGTCGCGGTCGTTCGACCCCGGCGCGGACCGACGCTACGAGTCGGCGTACTTCTGGGAGGAGCGGAACGCGTGGTTCACCGACGTCTGGACGGACGTGGCCGGCACCGACCAGCGCGTGACCGAGGCGGCGAAGCGGTTCGACGCTTCGGGAATTTCGAGCGACGGCGGGGACGCCGAGGGTGCGAGCGCGGGCGCGAACGCGAGCACGAACGCGGGCACCGGCGAGTCGCCGGACGAGGAACTCAGAGACCGGACGGCGGCGTACCCGTTCGACATCCCCTACCGACTGATAAACATGTACTCCGTCTACGGCGACACCGTCTTGGACCCCTTTTTCGGCACCGGCACCACCTCCTTGGCCGCGATGGTCGCCGGGCGCGACTCGGTGGGCTACGAACTCGAACGGGCGTTCGTCGAGGCGTTCGATACTCGGGCGAGGCGCGCCCCGGCCCTCTCGCGCGCCGTCGTCGCCGACAGACTCGACGCCCACCGGGAGTTCGTCGCGGAGCGACGCGAGCAGGGGAGTCCACCGGGCTACGAGGCCGAACACTACGACTTTCCCGTCGTGACGAAACAGGAGCGGCGGCTCCGGTTCCGCACCGTCTCCGACGTGCGGCGCGAGGACGAGGCGTGGGTCGCCGACCACGAGGCGGTGTGA
- a CDS encoding 5'-deoxyadenosine deaminase codes for MLLAGTVIADSSTLIDDGAVVVEADRIVAVGERATLTENHPDHEVREFDLLTPGLVGGHVHSVQSLGRGIADDTSLLDWLFDHVLPMEASLDAEGMRTAAELGYLELLESGTTTAIDHLSVAHAEEAFEAAGELGIRGRLGKVLMDQRAPDGLTEDTDDALAETERLIQTYHGSFDDRIRYAVTPRFAVSCTEDCLRGARELADRYDGVTIHTHASENTDEVATVEEDTGMRNIEWLHEVGLTGEDVVLAHCVHTTEAERELLAETETNVTYCPSSNMKLASGVAPIPDYLDRGITVALGNDGPPCNNTLDPFTEMRQASLLQKVEEMDPTTTPAGAVFEMATLGGARAAGFEDVGALREGWKADVVALDTDITRATPLHDALSHLVFAAHGDDVTFTMVDGEAVYDEAFGGLQTADADDIRRRAREVEFEGKPV; via the coding sequence ATGCTCCTCGCCGGAACCGTCATCGCCGACTCATCGACACTCATCGACGACGGCGCCGTCGTCGTCGAGGCGGACCGAATCGTCGCCGTCGGCGAGCGAGCGACGCTGACGGAGAACCACCCGGACCACGAGGTGCGGGAGTTCGACCTCCTGACGCCGGGACTCGTCGGCGGCCACGTCCACTCCGTCCAGAGCCTCGGACGCGGCATCGCCGACGACACCTCGCTGCTCGATTGGCTGTTCGACCACGTCCTCCCGATGGAGGCGTCGCTGGACGCAGAGGGGATGCGGACGGCCGCGGAGTTGGGCTACCTCGAACTGCTGGAGAGCGGGACGACGACGGCGATAGACCACCTCTCGGTGGCCCACGCCGAGGAGGCGTTCGAGGCGGCGGGCGAACTCGGAATCCGGGGCCGACTCGGGAAGGTGCTGATGGACCAACGCGCCCCCGACGGACTGACCGAGGACACCGACGACGCCCTCGCGGAGACGGAGCGACTCATCCAGACGTACCACGGGTCGTTCGACGACCGGATTCGGTACGCCGTCACGCCGCGGTTCGCCGTCAGTTGCACCGAAGACTGCCTCCGCGGCGCGCGCGAACTCGCCGACCGGTACGACGGCGTCACCATCCACACCCACGCCAGCGAGAACACGGACGAGGTGGCGACGGTGGAGGAAGACACCGGAATGCGAAACATCGAGTGGCTCCACGAGGTCGGACTGACGGGCGAGGACGTGGTGCTGGCCCACTGCGTCCACACGACGGAGGCCGAACGGGAACTGCTCGCGGAGACGGAGACGAACGTCACCTACTGCCCGTCCTCCAACATGAAACTCGCCTCCGGCGTCGCGCCGATACCCGACTACCTCGACCGGGGAATCACGGTCGCACTGGGGAACGACGGCCCGCCGTGCAACAACACGCTGGACCCGTTCACCGAGATGCGGCAGGCCAGCCTCCTCCAGAAGGTCGAGGAGATGGACCCCACGACGACGCCCGCGGGGGCCGTCTTCGAGATGGCGACGCTCGGCGGCGCGCGGGCCGCCGGGTTCGAGGACGTCGGAGCGCTCCGGGAGGGGTGGAAGGCGGACGTCGTCGCCCTCGACACCGACATCACCCGCGCGACGCCGCTGCACGACGCGCTCTCGCACCTCGTCTTCGCCGCCCACGGCGACGACGTGACGTTCACGATGGTCGACGGCGAAGCCGTCTACGACGAGGCGTTCGGCGGCCTCCAGACCGCCGACGCCGACGACATCCGCCGCCGCGCCCGCGAGGTGGAGTTCGAGGGGAAGCCGGTCTGA
- a CDS encoding DNA-binding protein, with amino-acid sequence MTETTRGAADRQAGAGADANEGADPDPDAASNASGGHACRVCGRAFPEPKLLVLHRGVRHAGALTDGEKEAYVEAYREEEAALHSFRIRALAVLVVLYFGVLFLYIGFAG; translated from the coding sequence ATGACGGAGACGACGCGCGGCGCGGCGGACCGGCAGGCGGGTGCGGGCGCGGACGCGAACGAGGGTGCGGACCCGGACCCGGACGCCGCCTCGAACGCGTCCGGAGGCCACGCCTGCCGGGTGTGTGGGCGGGCGTTCCCGGAACCGAAACTGCTCGTCCTCCACCGCGGCGTCCGCCACGCGGGCGCGCTCACCGACGGGGAGAAGGAGGCCTACGTCGAGGCGTATCGGGAGGAAGAGGCCGCGCTGCACTCCTTCCGCATCCGGGCGCTGGCCGTGCTTGTCGTCCTCTACTTCGGCGTCCTGTTCCTCTACATCGGCTTCGCGGGGTGA
- a CDS encoding DUF7350 domain-containing protein yields MAPKLTRRRLLGTLGTGALASTAGCMSALGFETQSAWRDPPLVENRPDAVYVPAITEGMKMYGKQTAGPYGVALTYSYPHRFWTLTGTEFSKTVVESDDSIHLMVSLWDAETGMVLPVDSGLTIEILRDGNLVSEEIAYPMLSQQMGLHYGSNYALDGEGSYEVTVRVGGVSLRRTGAFEGRFGQAETATFDIEFDTDELYDVPLTNPENPGSRGAISPMEMANVPVGRAPDPESLPGRHLGRATSGDAVFHAFALDADRFGDGTYLYVSPRTPHNGIVLPMMGLTATVSHDSGTTETDLTRTLDPELGYHYGTSVDSLDAGNEVRVAVAVPPQVARHDGYETAFVEMEPTTFTVPS; encoded by the coding sequence ATGGCTCCGAAACTCACTCGCCGTCGCCTCCTCGGGACGCTCGGCACCGGCGCGCTCGCGAGCACCGCGGGCTGTATGAGCGCGCTCGGGTTCGAGACGCAGTCGGCGTGGCGCGACCCGCCGCTGGTCGAGAACCGCCCGGACGCCGTCTACGTCCCCGCCATCACCGAGGGGATGAAGATGTACGGAAAGCAGACCGCCGGCCCGTACGGCGTGGCGCTGACGTACTCGTACCCGCACCGCTTCTGGACGCTCACGGGCACGGAGTTCTCGAAGACCGTCGTCGAGTCCGACGACTCGATACACCTCATGGTGTCGCTGTGGGACGCCGAGACGGGCATGGTCCTCCCCGTCGACTCCGGTCTCACCATCGAAATCCTTCGGGACGGGAACCTCGTCAGCGAGGAGATAGCCTACCCGATGCTCTCCCAGCAGATGGGGCTGCACTACGGATCGAACTACGCGCTGGACGGCGAAGGGAGCTACGAGGTGACCGTCCGCGTCGGCGGCGTCTCCCTCCGCCGAACCGGCGCGTTCGAGGGGCGCTTCGGGCAGGCCGAGACGGCGACCTTCGATATCGAGTTCGACACGGACGAACTGTACGACGTGCCCCTCACGAACCCCGAGAACCCGGGGTCCCGGGGAGCCATCTCCCCGATGGAGATGGCGAACGTCCCCGTCGGCCGCGCGCCGGACCCCGAGTCGCTGCCGGGTCGACACCTCGGGCGGGCGACGAGCGGCGACGCCGTCTTCCACGCGTTCGCCCTCGACGCCGACCGCTTCGGCGACGGCACCTACCTCTACGTCTCCCCGCGGACGCCGCACAACGGAATCGTCCTGCCGATGATGGGGCTGACGGCGACGGTCTCGCACGATAGCGGAACGACGGAGACCGACCTGACCCGAACGCTCGACCCCGAACTCGGATACCACTACGGGACGAGCGTCGACTCGCTCGACGCGGGCAACGAGGTGCGCGTCGCCGTCGCGGTGCCGCCGCAGGTGGCGCGCCACGACGGCTACGAGACGGCGTTCGTGGAGATGGAACCGACGACGTTCACCGTCCCGTCATGA
- a CDS encoding DUF6293 family protein, producing MDSGLPSGRRVHIAPLGYERDRVVEPVRTEAADVVYLLVDDPDRTDAECGDVDADADWSSPDAENVPWTAATPYQRAVREELDSLCEARGVPVDVHNVYDVMGVTTTVAAAHADDQVFVNISSGTNVAAVGAAIACMTTAALPYSVEPESYGHDVDAEPLSRGVASIDRVPDYPIEAPTREQVHIMGYLYEQTVEKPYTLNKRSLIQRANDYGLPFLANYSTESRQSEYRRLDAAIVDPLVEKGYVRLEPAGKRKNVVLTDTGVSVYRAFQHKVRTD from the coding sequence ATGGACAGCGGACTCCCCTCCGGCCGACGGGTGCACATCGCACCTCTCGGGTACGAGCGCGACCGCGTCGTCGAACCCGTGCGCACCGAGGCCGCGGACGTGGTCTACCTCCTCGTCGACGACCCCGACCGGACCGACGCCGAGTGCGGCGACGTGGACGCCGACGCCGACTGGTCCTCCCCCGACGCGGAGAACGTCCCGTGGACGGCCGCGACGCCGTACCAACGCGCCGTGCGCGAGGAACTCGACTCGCTCTGCGAGGCGCGGGGCGTCCCCGTCGACGTCCACAACGTCTACGACGTGATGGGCGTCACCACCACCGTCGCCGCCGCGCACGCCGACGACCAGGTGTTCGTCAACATCTCCTCGGGGACGAACGTCGCCGCCGTCGGCGCCGCCATCGCCTGTATGACCACCGCCGCCCTCCCCTACAGCGTCGAACCGGAGTCCTACGGTCACGACGTCGACGCCGAACCGCTCTCGCGGGGCGTCGCCAGCATCGACCGCGTCCCCGACTACCCCATCGAGGCGCCGACGCGCGAGCAGGTGCACATCATGGGCTACCTGTACGAACAGACCGTCGAGAAGCCGTACACGCTGAACAAGCGGAGTCTCATCCAGCGCGCGAACGACTACGGGCTCCCCTTCCTCGCGAACTACTCGACGGAGAGCAGGCAGTCGGAGTACCGCCGCCTCGACGCCGCCATCGTCGACCCCTTGGTCGAGAAGGGGTACGTCCGGCTCGAACCCGCGGGCAAGCGGAAGAACGTCGTCCTGACCGACACGGGCGTCAGCGTCTACCGGGCGTTCCAGCACAAGGTGCGGACGGACTGA
- a CDS encoding HalOD1 output domain-containing protein produces the protein MRTDRTTPATPDSLPEAIVSLVAELDGVAVTDIPPLASVVDPDALVALFDGPDETVASEVEFDYAGYRIHLRGDGDVQVLEATPVKRCDAN, from the coding sequence ATGAGGACCGACCGTACGACGCCCGCGACGCCCGACTCGCTCCCGGAGGCCATCGTGTCGCTGGTCGCGGAGTTAGACGGCGTCGCAGTCACCGACATCCCGCCGCTCGCGTCCGTCGTCGACCCGGACGCCCTCGTCGCCCTGTTCGACGGACCCGACGAGACCGTCGCGAGCGAAGTCGAGTTCGACTACGCGGGCTACCGCATCCACCTCCGCGGCGACGGCGACGTGCAGGTGCTCGAAGCGACGCCCGTGAAACGCTGCGACGCCAACTGA
- a CDS encoding zinc ribbon domain-containing protein: protein MDWQVGFALFLSAFCIVAPTLLYVGLVRGLERLRDDPFVEQVLLQMDEYEGENGRGSDDRKGNRRSNRGAWRAFAPSLPGSDADGRDRRDGRAVGGGPTCSRCGAPNPEYTRFCGVCLAKITK, encoded by the coding sequence ATGGATTGGCAGGTCGGGTTCGCGCTCTTCCTGTCGGCGTTCTGCATCGTCGCACCCACCCTGCTGTACGTCGGACTCGTCCGCGGCCTCGAACGCCTCCGCGACGACCCGTTCGTCGAACAGGTGCTGTTGCAGATGGACGAGTACGAGGGCGAGAACGGGCGCGGGTCGGACGACCGAAAGGGGAACCGACGGTCGAACCGCGGGGCGTGGCGCGCGTTCGCGCCGTCGCTGCCGGGGTCGGACGCCGACGGGAGGGACCGACGGGACGGGCGGGCGGTCGGCGGCGGGCCGACGTGCTCTCGGTGCGGCGCGCCGAACCCCGAGTACACCCGCTTCTGCGGCGTCTGTCTGGCGAAGATAACGAAGTGA
- the sucD gene encoding succinate--CoA ligase subunit alpha, translated as MSILVDDDTRVVVQGITGGEGKFHTQQMVEYGTNVVAGTSPGKGGQDVDGIPVYDTVDEAVEEEDADASVVFVPPAFAGDAVFEALDTDLDLVVAITEGIPTQDMAKVNKRLTEVDTRLLGPNCPGIITPDEAKLGILPGNIFESGNVGLVSRSGTLTYQVVSNLTDRGIGQTTAIGIGGDPIIGTSFVDALELFEADEDTDAVVMCGEIGGEDEEQAAHYIAENMDTPVAGFIAGRTAPPGKRMGHAGAIVSGSGTGTAESKISALNDAGVPVGDTPNEVAEHVEDFL; from the coding sequence ATGAGCATACTGGTCGACGACGACACGCGCGTGGTTGTACAGGGCATCACCGGCGGCGAGGGCAAGTTCCACACCCAGCAGATGGTGGAGTACGGCACGAACGTCGTCGCCGGCACCTCGCCCGGCAAGGGCGGTCAGGACGTCGACGGCATCCCCGTCTACGACACGGTCGACGAGGCCGTCGAGGAGGAGGACGCCGACGCCTCCGTCGTCTTCGTCCCGCCGGCGTTCGCGGGCGACGCCGTCTTCGAGGCCCTCGACACGGACCTCGACCTCGTGGTCGCTATCACCGAGGGCATCCCGACGCAGGACATGGCGAAGGTGAACAAACGGCTGACGGAGGTCGACACGCGCCTCCTCGGACCGAACTGCCCCGGCATCATCACGCCCGACGAGGCGAAACTCGGCATCCTGCCCGGCAACATCTTCGAGTCCGGTAACGTCGGTCTCGTCTCCCGGTCGGGGACGCTCACCTACCAGGTCGTCTCGAACCTCACCGACCGCGGCATCGGCCAGACGACGGCCATCGGCATCGGCGGCGACCCCATCATCGGCACGTCGTTCGTCGACGCCCTCGAACTGTTCGAGGCCGACGAGGACACCGACGCCGTCGTGATGTGCGGTGAAATCGGCGGCGAGGACGAGGAGCAGGCCGCCCACTACATCGCCGAGAACATGGACACGCCCGTCGCGGGCTTCATCGCGGGCCGCACCGCGCCGCCGGGCAAGCGCATGGGCCACGCCGGCGCCATCGTCTCCGGGTCCGGTACCGGTACCGCAGAGTCGAAGATTTCCGCGCTCAACGACGCCGGCGTCCCCGTCGGCGACACGCCGAACGAAGTCGCCGAACACGTCGAAGACTTCCTGTAG
- the sucC gene encoding ADP-forming succinate--CoA ligase subunit beta, giving the protein MRTQERMKLHEYQAKDIFAEAGIPVPESRLAASVDEVMVAVEDIGYPAAIKAQVHVGGRGKAGGIKIATSEEEAREAAEDILGMDLKGYTVEKVLVEAGVDFENELYVGVTMDRGEGEPVAMVSTQGGVNIEEVAEENPDAIAREHIDPAFGLHPYQARKVVYDAGIDRDVANDVASILTTLYDLYEEKDASDIEINPVMITSDGDIVAADAVMNIDDDALFRQPDLAEMEDEAAEDDLERKANDYGFDYVRLSGNVGIIGNGAGLVMTTLDLVDHYGGEPANFLDIGGGAKAERVTNALDMVFSDENVDAVVFNIFGGITRGDEVAKGINEALEAFDEIPKKVVVRLAGTNAEEGMEILNTDLVEVEKTLEDAVQRAVENAQEANQ; this is encoded by the coding sequence ATTCGCACACAGGAACGCATGAAACTCCACGAGTATCAGGCGAAGGATATCTTCGCCGAGGCGGGGATTCCCGTGCCCGAGTCCCGCCTCGCGGCGTCGGTCGACGAAGTGATGGTGGCTGTCGAGGATATCGGTTACCCCGCCGCGATCAAGGCGCAGGTCCACGTCGGCGGCCGCGGCAAGGCGGGCGGCATCAAGATAGCGACGAGCGAGGAGGAGGCCCGCGAGGCCGCCGAGGACATCCTCGGCATGGACCTCAAGGGCTACACCGTCGAGAAGGTGCTCGTCGAGGCCGGCGTCGACTTCGAGAACGAACTGTACGTCGGCGTCACGATGGACCGCGGCGAGGGCGAACCCGTGGCGATGGTCTCGACGCAGGGCGGCGTCAACATCGAAGAGGTCGCAGAAGAGAACCCCGACGCCATCGCGCGCGAGCACATCGACCCCGCGTTCGGCCTGCACCCCTACCAGGCGCGAAAGGTCGTCTACGACGCGGGCATCGACCGCGACGTGGCGAACGACGTGGCGTCCATCCTGACGACGCTGTACGACCTCTACGAGGAGAAGGACGCCTCCGACATCGAGATAAACCCCGTCATGATCACGTCGGACGGCGACATCGTCGCGGCCGACGCCGTCATGAACATCGACGACGACGCCCTGTTCCGACAGCCAGACCTCGCGGAGATGGAGGACGAGGCGGCGGAGGACGACCTCGAACGCAAGGCCAACGACTACGGCTTCGACTACGTCCGCCTGTCGGGTAACGTCGGCATCATCGGCAACGGCGCCGGTCTCGTGATGACGACGCTGGACCTCGTCGACCACTACGGCGGCGAACCCGCGAACTTCCTCGACATCGGCGGCGGCGCGAAGGCCGAACGCGTGACGAACGCCCTCGACATGGTGTTCTCCGACGAGAACGTCGACGCCGTCGTGTTCAACATCTTCGGCGGTATCACCCGCGGCGACGAGGTGGCCAAGGGCATCAACGAGGCGCTCGAAGCGTTCGACGAGATACCGAAGAAGGTGGTCGTCCGACTGGCGGGCACCAACGCGGAGGAGGGCATGGAGATTCTGAACACCGACCTCGTGGAGGTCGAGAAGACGCTCGAAGACGCGGTCCAACGGGCCGTCGAGAACGCACAGGAGGCGAACCAATGA